One part of the Methanobacterium petrolearium genome encodes these proteins:
- a CDS encoding MFS transporter gives MKIGFTLQKKWQILIALAMGTSVVPINAGIVNVSLPAITEFFQVSVATSEWVLTAYLISMLSLVLFFGRVGDSKGHERLYLVGLVCFILSSILCSLSPSIHFLIVFRALQGVAAAMMISVSLGIVKKSFPTEELGRALGIYAVAIAAGLALGPAIGGLIDYVGGWRTIFLINIPLCAFSLILCYFILDRGTGDTVKWDLSGTILQFSCLFSIVYELNYIQTSGIDISAVIIGLFTIVTFCLFIWNEKKVENPLLNLSLFRRIKFSAFNLALFLNYLCMYMVFFIMPFYLQKVLHLGSNVTGLTLTAAPVIMMGLAPVSGVLSDKFGSRYLAFAGSILSALALFSMTQLTIFSNFVDVFWRFGLLGVGAAFFQSPNNRAIMANASDEMSGMVSSIIVTMRNLGMVFAVSFAGLLLYTTIEPSTLQVPVLYNLAAYDFTTGMHRVVIFGGIISIIMALLSLAGLKREKLDIQHLKGKVDDLIGDQDSN, from the coding sequence TTGAAGATTGGATTTACTCTCCAGAAGAAATGGCAAATTTTAATTGCCCTGGCAATGGGAACATCGGTGGTTCCTATAAATGCAGGAATAGTAAATGTATCCCTTCCCGCAATAACTGAATTTTTCCAAGTTTCGGTTGCAACATCAGAATGGGTTTTAACTGCTTATTTAATATCCATGTTGAGTTTAGTGTTGTTTTTTGGCAGAGTTGGGGATTCTAAAGGACATGAACGTCTTTATCTTGTGGGATTGGTATGTTTTATACTTTCTTCAATTTTGTGTAGTTTATCTCCATCAATACATTTTTTAATAGTATTTAGGGCATTGCAGGGTGTAGCTGCAGCCATGATGATTTCAGTATCCCTGGGAATTGTGAAAAAATCATTTCCAACTGAAGAACTGGGCAGGGCATTGGGAATATATGCAGTTGCCATAGCTGCTGGACTAGCGTTAGGCCCGGCAATTGGGGGTTTAATTGATTATGTTGGTGGATGGAGAACCATTTTCCTGATAAACATTCCGTTGTGTGCTTTCAGCCTAATTTTATGTTATTTTATATTGGACAGGGGTACCGGAGACACTGTAAAATGGGATTTAAGTGGTACCATCTTACAATTTTCATGCCTTTTTTCTATTGTTTATGAGTTGAATTATATTCAAACATCAGGAATAGATATATCAGCAGTAATTATTGGACTATTCACCATAGTAACCTTTTGTTTATTCATATGGAATGAGAAAAAGGTTGAAAATCCCTTATTGAATTTATCACTGTTTAGGAGAATCAAATTTTCTGCCTTTAACCTGGCTCTTTTTCTTAACTATCTTTGCATGTACATGGTGTTTTTCATAATGCCATTTTATCTACAGAAAGTTTTACATCTTGGTTCAAATGTCACAGGGTTAACATTGACTGCAGCTCCGGTTATTATGATGGGTTTGGCACCGGTGAGTGGGGTTCTTTCTGATAAATTTGGATCAAGGTATCTGGCTTTCGCTGGTTCAATTTTATCAGCTCTGGCTCTTTTTTCAATGACTCAATTAACAATATTCTCCAATTTTGTGGACGTTTTTTGGAGATTTGGCCTTTTGGGGGTGGGGGCAGCCTTTTTCCAATCTCCTAATAACCGTGCAATCATGGCTAATGCATCTGATGAGATGTCAGGGATGGTTTCCAGCATAATTGTGACTATGAGAAATCTGGGGATGGTTTTTGCAGTTAGTTTTGCAGGACTTCTGCTTTACACCACCATAGAACCCAGCACACTTCAGGTACCGGTTTTGTATAATCTTGCTGCCTATGATTTCACCACGGGAATGCATAGAGTGGTAATATTTGGGGGAATTATAAGTATAATAATGGCTTTACTTTCCCTTGCAGGTCTTAAAAGGGAAAAATTAGATATTCAACACCTTAAAGGCAAGGTAGATGATTTAATTGGTGATCAAGATTCGAATTAA
- a CDS encoding phosphate signaling complex PhoU family protein yields MTNRAKNSTLKAVLEVILYDNPATQDEIADKLGLTRRYVTKLLQPLIKEGVVRRAYILDLKKFEEFSEMFDEEKTSREHAGTFLIKDMLRDMAKHVCRQFDMSFEALLNYDSEMADEALRLDYVSNNMHEKVRSSVETVISINPYSEFSKTMVLGEVGYDLERIADHTCHIANFALQESDPIDDEMMETLKSMYKTSRKMLNQSMEAFLDERLELKDKVMDHEEKIHSLQRKALNNIATQMADDDMDKDRSNYYLSLSKVVKAFERIGDISIEIIDTAGEFYRNIPRTTTPERFRRTRS; encoded by the coding sequence ATGACTAATCGAGCAAAAAATAGCACACTTAAGGCAGTATTGGAGGTAATCCTCTACGATAATCCGGCAACACAGGATGAAATTGCGGATAAATTAGGTTTGACACGTAGATATGTAACCAAACTTTTACAACCCCTGATCAAAGAAGGTGTGGTCCGTAGAGCTTACATTCTTGATCTTAAGAAATTTGAAGAGTTTTCCGAGATGTTTGATGAGGAAAAAACTTCCCGTGAACATGCAGGCACGTTCCTGATTAAGGATATGCTCAGAGACATGGCTAAACATGTATGCCGCCAGTTTGACATGTCATTTGAAGCACTCTTAAATTACGATTCTGAAATGGCTGATGAAGCCCTTAGGCTTGATTATGTTTCAAACAACATGCATGAAAAGGTTCGATCCTCTGTGGAGACTGTTATATCAATTAATCCTTACTCCGAATTTAGTAAAACCATGGTTTTAGGAGAAGTGGGATACGATCTAGAAAGGATTGCTGACCATACTTGCCACATTGCCAACTTTGCCCTGCAAGAGTCGGACCCTATTGATGATGAAATGATGGAAACCCTAAAATCCATGTATAAGACTTCACGTAAAATGCTGAATCAGTCCATGGAAGCCTTTTTAGATGAGCGTCTTGAACTTAAAGATAAGGTAATGGATCATGAAGAAAAGATCCATTCACTGCAAAGAAAAGCATTAAACAATATTGCCACTCAAATGGCTGATGATGATATGGACAAAGATCGATCCAACTACTATTTATCCTTATCAAAAGTGGTGAAGGCATTTGAGAGAATAGGGGACATATCCATAGAAATAATTGACACTGCCGGTGAGTTTTATAGAAATATTCCAAGGACAACTACTCCCGAGAGGTTCCGTAGAACTAGATCGTAA
- a CDS encoding 4Fe-4S binding protein has protein sequence MIISTEECGYCGACVSVCPRNILELSEMKIIAREGCEECAFCRVVCPLGAIKEGKNEI, from the coding sequence ATGATAATATCTACAGAAGAATGCGGATATTGTGGGGCATGTGTATCGGTGTGTCCCCGTAATATCCTGGAACTATCTGAAATGAAAATCATTGCACGCGAAGGATGTGAAGAATGTGCTTTTTGCAGGGTAGTATGTCCTTTAGGGGCAATTAAAGAGGGGAAAAATGAAATATGA